In Xiphophorus couchianus chromosome 24, X_couchianus-1.0, whole genome shotgun sequence, a single genomic region encodes these proteins:
- the cyp4f3 gene encoding cytochrome P450 4F3, whose translation MAVLHRLLSQLFSWSGISFLLQLMGTALLAVVGVWTARLLVRHAWYTHRLSCFHKPRTHSWLIGHLGQMQSTEEGLQQVDELVQTYKHSCSWFFGPFYHLVRVFHPDYVKPLLMAPANVTMKDEFVYGHLRPWLGRSLLISNGEEWSRKRRLLTPAFHFDILKNYILTFNSSTNTMHNKWHRLLAGGTTNIEMFGHVTLMTLDSLLKCAFSYQSNCQESTSEYVSAIVELSDLVIDRRLRILHHWDWIYWKTEQGKRFKRALSVVHRFTRDVVQKRRALIDQQRETETLTTMTTAQQRKKDFVDLILLSKDEDGQGLTDEEIQAEANTFMFAGHDTTASAICWTLYNLARHPHYQEKCRQEVMELMQGRDGHEIQWEDLSSLPFTTMCIKESLRLHSPVQAVTRKYTQDVALPGDLTVPQGVICLVSLYGTHHNPEVWTNPHEFDPLRFEPTSAQSRSSHDFIPFSSGPRNCIGQKFAMAELRVVVALTLLRFRLTPGVDPEAGSGSGKVRRLPQLVLRAEGGLWLQLEALNESSLGEPENK comes from the exons ATGGCTGTCCTTCACAGGCTCCTGTCGCAGCTTTTCAGCTGGTCTGGGATCAGTTTCCTCCTGCAGCTGATGGGGACCGCGCTGCTGGCTGTGGTCGGAGTTTGGACGGCGAGGCTGCTGGTTCGTCACGCCTGGTACACTCACAGGTTGTCCTGCTTCCACAAGCCGCGGACGCATTCATGGCTGATTGGTCACCTCGGTCAG ATGCAGAGTACAGAGGAAGGTCTCCAACAGGTGGATGAATTGGTGCAGACCTACAAGCACTCCTGCTCCTGGTTCTTCGGGCCTTTCTACCACCTGGTCAGAGTCTTTCATCCTGACTATGTGAAGCCCCTGCTGATGGCGCCTG CCAACGTCACGATGAAGGATGAGTTTGTCTACGGGCATCTGCGACCGTGGCTGG GTCGCAGTTTGTTGATAAGCAACGGAGAGGAGTGGTCTCGCAAGAGGCGACTGCTGACTCCGGCTTTTCATTTCGACATCCTTAAAAACTACATTCTGACGTTTAACTCTTCGACTAACACCATGCAC AATAAATGGCACCGCCTGCTGGCAGGAGGAACAACCAACATAGAGATGTTTGGCCATGTAACTCTCATGACCCTGGACAGCTTATTAAAATGCGCCTTCAGCTACCAGAGCAACTGTCAGGA gtcCACCAGTGAATATGTGTCCGCCATCGTGGAGCTCAGTGACCTGGTGATAGATCGCCGCCTTCGCATTTTGCACCACTGGGACTGGATCTACTGGAAAACGGAGCAAGGAAAGAGATTCAAGCGAGCATTAAGTGTGGTACACAG GTTCACCAGGGATGTTGTGCAGAAGCGCCGTGCTCTCATTGACCAGCAGAGGGAGACGGAGACACTAACCACCATGACCACAGCgcaacagagaaagaaagatttCGTGGACCTCATTCTGCTGTCAAAA GATGAAGACGGACAAGGACTCACAGATGAGGAAATTCAGGCAGAAGCCAACACTTTCATGTTTGCAG GACATGATACGACTGCGAGCGCAATTTGCTGGACACTGTACAATTTAGCTCGCCATCCCCACTATCAGGAGAAATGCAGGCAGGAAGTGATGGAGCTGATGCAGGGACGAGATGGACATGAAATACAGTG GGAGGACCTGTCCAGCCTTCCTTTCACTACCATGTGCATCAAAGAGAGCCTCAGGCTGCACTCGCCTGTCCAGGCTGTAACCAGGAAGTACACCCAGGATGTGGCGTTGCCAGGAGACCTCACCGTACCACAGG GTGTAATCTGTTTGGTCAGTCTTTACGGGACACACCACAACCCCGAAGTCTGGACAAACCCACAt GAGTTCGATCCTCTTCGCTTTGAGCCGACCAGCGCACAGAGTCGCTCCTCTCATGACTTCATCCCGTTCTCCTCCGGTCCCAG GAACTGCATCGGACAGAAATTTGCCATGGCTGAGCTTCGAGTTGTCGTAGCGCTGACCCTGCTGAGGTTTCGTTTGACCCCGGGCGTTGACCCTGAAGCAGGGAGCGGCTCTGGGAAGGTGCGGCGTCTCCCCCAACTCGTCCTGCGCGCCGAGGGAGGCCTGTGGCTGCAGCTGGAAGCTCTGAATGAATCAAGCTTAGGGGAGCcggaaaataaatga